One region of Mugil cephalus isolate CIBA_MC_2020 chromosome 17, CIBA_Mcephalus_1.1, whole genome shotgun sequence genomic DNA includes:
- the LOC125024145 gene encoding tumor necrosis factor alpha-induced protein 2-like isoform X2 translates to MRTQAGSREDDVDGFRPSVTSETRGRGKWIRGKFQKFWGSPRGQVGVPGPAETDGHQSPEDEEPPVVSLAFEQHIEEQHLCEASQLLIDKEKHLFGNITEEEDLIPHNAEVEKLAADHEALGKLVTETVVESLSFSLQEVDNNSPSVSAHVAALTSAVKTIIQEEEQDQMWKTRCRPVPSWRPCNWRKIHDTTLHVLVGGRMDSPQTPTAILAEQSSIQTDVQNMGRQLKEDLLLVVKLVKSCYPPEMDICNFYAKLYHQVFSTRLRKIADFGLDDKDCTFLLRWVNEYYPRIFQNPELASEINVESLGKLLPQELLVPLEKQYLDKQEAELKTYIERVLDDAAQKWRKGEEPKTEDDCYVSPVAYDIIQLINGMVKAAEVILGDLHKAQEITRPISDSMQRYKVFQEDIIRQNKPNSTAFIKANLGCIKDFRDVLVNKSHLFQEEVRRSCLDVVTNMKQSAHTYLLSPVHKNLKTQYQKLGTKDWLNKNAFDKLLLSIEKELQELRGPNQSCYQELIGQFHQEVTEEYVRRLLKGDVKLKDKDRQQKAYETVIDNAESLHNLFKKMGSQDDWLKEILTKIAEVLELQDIPAMQMQVAALGAAQPDLSEKHVSALLKLKTNLSKTDRSTVKATLSDTLTEIKAEAITRPFFSKIAVK, encoded by the exons ATGCGGACCCAGGCAGGCTCGCGGGAGGACGACGTCGACGGCTTCAGGCCCAGTGTTACCTCAGaaaccagaggaagaggaaaatggattagagGAAAATTCCAAAAGTTTTGGGGAAGTCCCAGAGGTCAGGTCGGCGTCCCTGGTCCTGCTGAGACCGATGGACACCAGTCCCCTGAGGACGAGGAGCCTCCAGTCG TGAGCCTCGCGTTTGAGCAGCACATAGAGGAACAGCACTTGTGTGAGGCCAGCCAGCTGCTgatagacaaagagaaacatctgTTTGGGAATATAACCGAGGAAGAGGATCTTATTCCTCACAACGCAGAAGTAGAAAAGCTCGCTGCAGACCACGAGGCCCTTGGAAAGCTCGTAACGGAGACCGTGGTGGAGAGTCTGTCTTTCAGCCTTCAGGAGGTCGACAACAACAGCCCGTCCGTGTCTGCTCATGTGGCGGCGCTGACGTCCGCCGTGAAGACCATcatacaggaggaggagcaggaccaGATGTGGAAAACCAGATGTCGGCCGGTGCCGTCGTGGAGGCCATGCAACTGGAGGAAGATCCACGACACGACGCTTCACGTCCTGGTTGGGGGGCGTATGGATAGCCCCCAGACACCCACTGCCATCCTAGCGGAGCAGTCGTCCATCCAGACCGACGTCCAGAACATGGGCAGGCAGCTGAAGGaggacctgctgctggtggtgaagCTGGTGAAGAGCTGCTACCCCCCTGAGATGGACATCTGTAACTTTTACGCTAAACTTTACCACCAAGTCTTCAGCACCAGACTCAGAAAGATTGCAGACTTTGGACTGGATGACAAGGACTGCACTTTCCTCCTGCGCTGGGTGAATGAATATTATCCAAG AATCTTTCAAAACCCAGAGCTGGCCTCAGAGATTAATGTGGAATCGCTGGGAAAGCTGCTGCCTCAAGAGTTACTGGTACCTCTGGAGAAACAGTATCTGGACAAACAAGAG GCTGAGCTGAAGACTTATATCGAGCGAGTCCTGGACGACGCAGCGCAAAAGtggagaaaaggagaggagcCAAAAACAGAAGACGACTGCTACGTCAGTCCTGTGGCCTACGACATCATCCAG TTGATCAATGGTATGGTGAAAGCAGCAGAGGTAATTCTaggagacctgcacaaggccCAGGAAATAACACGTCCCATATCAGACTCCATGCAGAG GTACAAAGTCTTTCAGGAGGACATCATCAGGCAGAACAAGCCCAACAGCACGGCGTTCATTAAAGCAAACCTCGGCTGCATTAAAGACTTCAG GGACGTCCTGGTCAATAAGAGTCATCTGTTCCAAGAAGAAGTACGGAGGAGCTGTTTGGATGTGGTGACCAACATGAAACAATCTGCACACACGTATTTACTGAGCCCTGTGCACAAGAATCTCAAG acaCAGTACCAGAAGCTGGGAACGAAGGACTGGCTGAACAAGAACGCGTTTGATAAGCTGCTGCTCAGCATCGAAAAGGAACTTCAGGAGCTTCGGGGCCCCAATCAGTCCTGTTACCAG GAGCTGATTGGCCAGTTTCACCAGGAAGTAACGGAGGAATACGTCAGGAGGCTGCTGAAAGGAGACGTCAAACTGAAGGACAAGGATCGGCAGCAGAAGGCCTATGAGACTGTGATAGACAACGCAGAGAGTTTACACAACCTGTTCAAGAAAATG GGGTCACAGGATGACTGGTTGAAGGAAATCCTGACCAAGATTGCAGAAGTATTGGAGCTCCAGGACATCCCCGCCATGCAGATGCAAGTAGCTGCACTGGGAGCTGCTCAACCTGACCTCAG CGAGAAACACGTCTCAGCTTTGCTCAAACTCAAGACGAACCTCTCCAAAACCGACCGGAGCACCGTCAAAGCCACTCTGTCGGACACTTTGACAGAAATCAAGGCCGAAGCCATCACCCGGCCGTTTTTCTCCAAAATCGCCGTCAAATGA
- the vps29 gene encoding vacuolar protein sorting-associated protein 29 isoform X1 → MAGHRLVLVLGDLHIPHRCNTLPAKFKKLLVPGKIQHILCTGNLCTKESYDYLKTLAGDVHIVRGDFDENLNYPEQKVVTVGQFKIGLIHGHQVIPWGDMASLALLQRQLDVDILISGHTHKFEAFENENKFYINPGSATGAYSALESNIIPSFVLMDIQASTVVTYVYQLIGDDVKVERIEYKKS, encoded by the exons ATG GCTGGTCACCGG TTGGTCCTGGTGTTAGGTGACCTGCACATCCCCCACCGGTGCAACACGCTTCCAGCCAAGTTCAAGAAGCTGCTGGTCCCGGGGAAGATCCAGCACATTCTCTGCACGGGCAACCTCTGCACCAAGGAGAGCTATGACTACCTGAAAACCCTCGCCGGGGACGTCCACATAGTCCGGGGAGACTTCGatgag AACCTGAACTACCCGGAGCAGAAGGTGGTCACAGTGGGGCAGTTTAAGATCGGCCTGATCCACGGGCACCAGGTGATCCCCTGGGGCGACATGGCCAGCCTGGCGCTGCTCCAGAGGCAGCTCGACGTCGACATCCTCATCTCCGGGCACACGCACAAGTTTGAGGCGTTCGAGAACGAAAACAAGTTCTACATCAACCCTGGTTCTGCCACTGGAGCATACAGCGCACTGGAAAG CAACATCATCCCCTCTTTTGTATTAATGGACATCCAGGCGTCTACGGTGGTGACGTACGTTTACCAGCTGATCGGCGACGACGTCAAGGTGGAGAGAATCGAATACAAGAAATCctaa
- the LOC125023398 gene encoding protein FAM216A yields MMKKQVTFAENLRLHRLHDEALPRMNRFKTAALKDVGVNINRPTAARRQPQLMQIPKTLTTGPFLKHTALTPAQKEFLYSVAASSSPAHVRDLITQHYMSILHRRTRAGYSPDTDDLDAAAAAATSENMRDKRQIKKQQSDASFRLKHKEKTNAAARRSGKSFLPNITHRENRRSNAAASKHGKPQKRETTASTLRRESPRVLQTGARVMMVMEEEEEEEVDDSLSDCLSSLSVEESDADAFSDL; encoded by the exons ATGATGAAAAAACAAGTGACCTTTGCAGAAAATCTGCGGCTCCACCGGCTCCACGATGAGGCTCTGCCGAG gATGAATCGGTTCAAAACAG CTGCGTTAAAAGATGTTGGCGTGAACATCAACAGACCAACGGCTGCAAGAAGACAACCACAACTCATGCAAATCCCCAAAACCCTGACTACAGGCCCGTTCCTGAAG CACACGGCGCTGACTCCGGCTCAGAAGGAGTTCCTGTACAGCGTGGCAGCTTCCTCCAGCCCTGCACACGTCCGCGACCTCATCACACAGCACTACATGAGCATCCTGCACAGGCGAACACGCGCTG GTTACAGCCCGGACACAGACGACCTcgatgcagctgctgcagcagcgacATCTGAGAACATGAGAGACAAACGgcaaataaagaaacaacaatcAGACGCTTCATTCAGATtaaaacacaaggagaaaacaaatgctGCCGCGAGACGTTCGGGAAAATCGTTTCTTCCAAACATCACACACAGGGAAAACAG ACGTTCAAACGCAGCAGCGTCTAAACACGGAAAACCTCAGAAACGAGAAACGACGGCTTCAACGCTGAGGAGAGAAAGTCCAAGAG ttttgcaaACAGGAGCAAGAGTCATGATggtgatggaggaagaggaggaggaagaagtggatGATTCTCTGAGTGACTGTCTGAGTTCACTCTCTGTGGAGGAATCGGACGCCGACGCCTTCTCAGATTTATGA
- the vps29 gene encoding vacuolar protein sorting-associated protein 29 isoform X2, with protein MLVLVLGDLHIPHRCNTLPAKFKKLLVPGKIQHILCTGNLCTKESYDYLKTLAGDVHIVRGDFDENLNYPEQKVVTVGQFKIGLIHGHQVIPWGDMASLALLQRQLDVDILISGHTHKFEAFENENKFYINPGSATGAYSALESNIIPSFVLMDIQASTVVTYVYQLIGDDVKVERIEYKKS; from the exons ATG TTGGTCCTGGTGTTAGGTGACCTGCACATCCCCCACCGGTGCAACACGCTTCCAGCCAAGTTCAAGAAGCTGCTGGTCCCGGGGAAGATCCAGCACATTCTCTGCACGGGCAACCTCTGCACCAAGGAGAGCTATGACTACCTGAAAACCCTCGCCGGGGACGTCCACATAGTCCGGGGAGACTTCGatgag AACCTGAACTACCCGGAGCAGAAGGTGGTCACAGTGGGGCAGTTTAAGATCGGCCTGATCCACGGGCACCAGGTGATCCCCTGGGGCGACATGGCCAGCCTGGCGCTGCTCCAGAGGCAGCTCGACGTCGACATCCTCATCTCCGGGCACACGCACAAGTTTGAGGCGTTCGAGAACGAAAACAAGTTCTACATCAACCCTGGTTCTGCCACTGGAGCATACAGCGCACTGGAAAG CAACATCATCCCCTCTTTTGTATTAATGGACATCCAGGCGTCTACGGTGGTGACGTACGTTTACCAGCTGATCGGCGACGACGTCAAGGTGGAGAGAATCGAATACAAGAAATCctaa
- the eif5 gene encoding eukaryotic translation initiation factor 5 → MSVNVNRSVSDQFYRYKMPRLIAKVEGKGNGIKTVIVNMVDVAKALNRPPTYPTKFFGCELGAQTQFDTKNDRYIVNGSHEANKLQDMLDGFIRKFVLCAECDNPETDLHVNPKKQTIGTSCKACGYRGMLDTRHKLCTFILKNPPESNDSGSASAKKEKEKKNRKKDKENGSGSGEAGNNDIDAPEAVNRDDDDEDWAEETTEEAQRRRMEEISDHAKNLTLSEDLEKPLEERVNLFYNFVKHKKESGTIDAADKEILAEAERLDVKAMGPLILSELLFNENIRDQIKKYKRHFLRFCHNNKKAQKYLLGGFECVVKLHQVQLLPRVPLILKDLYDSDLLEEDVIFAWAEKVSKKYVSKELAKEIHAKAAPFVKWLKEAEEESEGSEEEEEEDDENVEVVYSSSARELKVETVKPDTPEKEEDDIDIDAI, encoded by the exons ATGTCTGTCAACGTCAACCGCAGCGTGTCAGACCAGTTCTACCGCTACAAGATGCCCCGTCTGATTGCCAAG GTGGAAGGCAAAGGGAATGGAATCAAGACGGTCATTGTCAACATGGTTGATGTTGCAAAGGCTCTGAACAGGCCTCCAACAT acCCGACCAAGTTTTTTGGTTGTGAACTCGGCGCTCAGACCCAGTTTGATACCAAAAACGATCGTTACATCGTCAACGGGTCCCACGAGGCGAACAAGTTGCAGGACATGCTTGATGGGTTCATCCGAAAATTTGTGCTGTGTGCCGAGTGTGACAACCCTGAAACTGATCTG CATGTCAATCCCAAGAAACAAACCATTGGCACTTCCTGTAAGGCTTGTGGATACCGCGGCATGCTTGACACCAGACACAAACTCTGCACGTTCATCCTCAAAAACCCACCAG AGAGCAACGATAGTGGATCTGCATcagcaaagaaagagaaggagaagaagaaccgCAAGAAGGACAAGGAGAACGGCTCTGGCAGCGGCGAGGCCGGAAACAACGACATCGATGCTCCTGAGGCTGTG AACagagacgacgacgacgaggacTGGGCGGAGGAGACGACGGAGGAGGCGCAGCGGCGGCGGATGGAGGAGATCAGCGACCACGCCAAGAACCTCACTCTCAGCGAGGACCTGGAGAAACCGCTGGAGGAGAGGGTCAACCTCTTCTACAACTTTGTGAAA CACAAGAAGGAGAGTGGAACCATCGATGCTGCTGATAAGGAGATCCTGGCGGAGGCAGAGCGTCTGGATGTGAAGGCCATGGGCCCCCTCATCCTCAGCGAGCTGCTCTTCAACGAGAACATCCGCGACCAGATCAAGAAGTACAAACGCCACTTCCTGCGA TTCTGCCACAACAACAAGAAGGCCCAGAAGTATCTGCTGGGAGGCTTCGAGTGCGTCGTGAAACTGCATCAGGTCCAGCTGCTGCCGCGTGTTCCCCTCATCCTCAAAGACCTGTACGACTCTGacctgctggaggaggacgTCATATTCGCCTGGGCAGAGAAG GTTTCTAAGAAGTACGTCTCTAAGGAACTTGCCAAAGAGATCCACGCCAAGGCTGCTCCTTTCGTCAAATGGctgaaggaggcagaggaggagagcgagggcagcgaggaggaggaggaggaagatgatgaaaatgtcGAG GTGGTGTACTCGTCCTCCGCCCGTGAGCTCAAAGTGGAGACGGTGAAACCGGACACGCCCGAGAAAGAAGAGGACGACATCGACATCGACGCCATCTGA
- the si:dkey-196h17.9 gene encoding uncharacterized protein si:dkey-196h17.9: MKMEKLQLFKNKLLQRSESQKQLVEKNNNDIRDGCDLACPGHKTQNALNTEEEQRLERQENITSQELTELLGVCSGNTSEGGSGRPVQQNRSQEVVRLIQKWVSENLPKPPIDLKQGLQQHLANVLKVVVNEFERLHPVMEAGGMRECLTDGCHRQTFAHLHGLLQNASSVRDSFVLMNWVNRKYLSEAVLGHPNHRLITDWEAKSKGNLLENVKKEVRRNLDTILENEKNQKRCDTEDSEAYMALYVDIIQCITAMPREAEKISSELCDCVLEICLKELLSFVRRYAVEQKEFLGKKAESDKPETIYFLKTLRTCKELKHYVQNQSSTFNTSVNTSLVAVLVQIEGLALKLLMDIVTNIVESPLQTYFKSKAWCFYLVYDLEKHFPQLSYAVEEQKVAMDEAYKIISHTYLKHLIRNKLHTLTKRWSPNVGQRVSEDEDQLHDTILRLAPGVQCNRMLQNVKEVLECNSIDMQKLIVARIQQDLGRQSQDLKLLSALLRWKGLSRSEVREVMDALPDGPQTPTSDCCFSCLPCW, translated from the exons atgaagatggagaagctgcagcttttcaaaAATAAGCTGCTTCAAAGAAGTGAGAGCCAGAAACAGTtggtggagaaaaacaacaatgacaTACGAGACG gatGTGATCTTGCATGTCCCGGGCATAAGACTCAGAACGCCTTGAACACTGAAGAGGAGCAGCGCTTGGAGAGACAGGAAAACATCACCTCCCAGGAACTAACTGAACTCCTCGGCGTCTGCTCTGGCAACACCTCTGAGGGTGGATCTGGTCGCCCCGTGCAGCAGAACAGGTCGCAAGAAGTCGTCCGACTCATACAAAAATGGGTGTCCGAGAACCTCCCCAAGCCGCCCATTGATCTGAAACAGGGCCTCCAGCAGCATCTGGCTAATGTGCTGAAGGTCGTGGTCAATGAGTTTGAGAGGCTCCACCCCGTGATGGAGGCGGGTGGGATGAGGGAATGCCTGACCGACGGCTGCCACCGCCAGACATTCGCTCACCTCCATGGTCTGCTCCAGAACGCCAGCTCCGTCAGGGATTCCTTCGTGCTGATGAACTGGGTCAACCGTAAATATCTGAG TGAGGCGGTGCTTGGTCATCCTAACCATCGGCTCATCACTGACTGGGAGGCAAAATCAAAGGGCAACCTGCTGGAAAACGTGAAA aAGGAGGTCAGAAGGAACCTGGACACAATCCTGGAGAATGAGAAGAACCAGAAACGCTGTGATACTGAGGACAGTGAGGCTTATATGGCACTTTATGTGGACATTATTCAG TGCATCACTGCCATGCccagagaagcagaaaaaatcAGCTCAGAACTGTGTGATTGTGTCCTGGAGATTTGCCTTAAGGAGCTGCTGTCGTTTGTGAGGAG GTACGCTGTAGAGCAGAAGGAGTTCCTTGGTAAAAAAGCAGAATCGGACAAACCAGAAACAATTTACTTCCTGAAAACTTTGAGAACATGTAAAGAACTCAA GCACTATGTTCAGAACCAAAGTTCAACCTTCAACACTTCCGTCAATACCTCCCTCGTGGCAGTGCTTGTTCAGATAGAAGGTCTTGCTTTGAAACTTCTAATGGACATTGTGACCAACATTGTGGAG AGTCCCCTCCAGACTTACTTCAAATCCAAAGCCTGGTGCTTCTACTTGGTGTACGACTTAGAGAAGCATTTCCCACAATTGTCCTATGCTGTGGAGGAGCAAAAG GTAGCAATGGACGAGGCTTATAAGATCATCAGCCACACTTACCTCAAACATCTCATCCGAAACAAGCTGCACACATTGACCAAGCGCTGGAGCCCTAACGTCGGCCAGAGAGTCTCTGAAGACGAAGATCAGCTTCATGACACCATCTTACGTCTG GCTCCTGGTGTCCAGTGTAACCGGATGCTGCAGAACGTCAAAGAGGTGTTGGAGTGCAACTCCATCGACATGCAGAAGCTCATAGTGGCGCGAATACAGCAGGACCTTGGCAGACAGAG CCAAGACCTGAAGCTGTTGTCTGCCCTGCTGCGATGGAAGGGTCTTTCCAGATCCGAGGTCAGGGAGGTGATGGACGCCCTGCCCGATGGTCCACAGACACCCACTTCTGATTGCTGCTTCTCTTGTCTGCCCTGCTGGTGA
- the LOC125024145 gene encoding tumor necrosis factor alpha-induced protein 2-like isoform X1, with translation MCSTLRGCFPCKCQGSCRGKDSSTPLWDCWSRFFPSTRMRTQAGSREDDVDGFRPSVTSETRGRGKWIRGKFQKFWGSPRGQVGVPGPAETDGHQSPEDEEPPVVSLAFEQHIEEQHLCEASQLLIDKEKHLFGNITEEEDLIPHNAEVEKLAADHEALGKLVTETVVESLSFSLQEVDNNSPSVSAHVAALTSAVKTIIQEEEQDQMWKTRCRPVPSWRPCNWRKIHDTTLHVLVGGRMDSPQTPTAILAEQSSIQTDVQNMGRQLKEDLLLVVKLVKSCYPPEMDICNFYAKLYHQVFSTRLRKIADFGLDDKDCTFLLRWVNEYYPRIFQNPELASEINVESLGKLLPQELLVPLEKQYLDKQEAELKTYIERVLDDAAQKWRKGEEPKTEDDCYVSPVAYDIIQLINGMVKAAEVILGDLHKAQEITRPISDSMQRYKVFQEDIIRQNKPNSTAFIKANLGCIKDFRDVLVNKSHLFQEEVRRSCLDVVTNMKQSAHTYLLSPVHKNLKTQYQKLGTKDWLNKNAFDKLLLSIEKELQELRGPNQSCYQELIGQFHQEVTEEYVRRLLKGDVKLKDKDRQQKAYETVIDNAESLHNLFKKMGSQDDWLKEILTKIAEVLELQDIPAMQMQVAALGAAQPDLSEKHVSALLKLKTNLSKTDRSTVKATLSDTLTEIKAEAITRPFFSKIAVK, from the exons ATTCATCGACCCCTCTCTGGGACTGTTGGTCGCGTTTCTTCCCCTCGACAAGGATGCGGACCCAGGCAGGCTCGCGGGAGGACGACGTCGACGGCTTCAGGCCCAGTGTTACCTCAGaaaccagaggaagaggaaaatggattagagGAAAATTCCAAAAGTTTTGGGGAAGTCCCAGAGGTCAGGTCGGCGTCCCTGGTCCTGCTGAGACCGATGGACACCAGTCCCCTGAGGACGAGGAGCCTCCAGTCG TGAGCCTCGCGTTTGAGCAGCACATAGAGGAACAGCACTTGTGTGAGGCCAGCCAGCTGCTgatagacaaagagaaacatctgTTTGGGAATATAACCGAGGAAGAGGATCTTATTCCTCACAACGCAGAAGTAGAAAAGCTCGCTGCAGACCACGAGGCCCTTGGAAAGCTCGTAACGGAGACCGTGGTGGAGAGTCTGTCTTTCAGCCTTCAGGAGGTCGACAACAACAGCCCGTCCGTGTCTGCTCATGTGGCGGCGCTGACGTCCGCCGTGAAGACCATcatacaggaggaggagcaggaccaGATGTGGAAAACCAGATGTCGGCCGGTGCCGTCGTGGAGGCCATGCAACTGGAGGAAGATCCACGACACGACGCTTCACGTCCTGGTTGGGGGGCGTATGGATAGCCCCCAGACACCCACTGCCATCCTAGCGGAGCAGTCGTCCATCCAGACCGACGTCCAGAACATGGGCAGGCAGCTGAAGGaggacctgctgctggtggtgaagCTGGTGAAGAGCTGCTACCCCCCTGAGATGGACATCTGTAACTTTTACGCTAAACTTTACCACCAAGTCTTCAGCACCAGACTCAGAAAGATTGCAGACTTTGGACTGGATGACAAGGACTGCACTTTCCTCCTGCGCTGGGTGAATGAATATTATCCAAG AATCTTTCAAAACCCAGAGCTGGCCTCAGAGATTAATGTGGAATCGCTGGGAAAGCTGCTGCCTCAAGAGTTACTGGTACCTCTGGAGAAACAGTATCTGGACAAACAAGAG GCTGAGCTGAAGACTTATATCGAGCGAGTCCTGGACGACGCAGCGCAAAAGtggagaaaaggagaggagcCAAAAACAGAAGACGACTGCTACGTCAGTCCTGTGGCCTACGACATCATCCAG TTGATCAATGGTATGGTGAAAGCAGCAGAGGTAATTCTaggagacctgcacaaggccCAGGAAATAACACGTCCCATATCAGACTCCATGCAGAG GTACAAAGTCTTTCAGGAGGACATCATCAGGCAGAACAAGCCCAACAGCACGGCGTTCATTAAAGCAAACCTCGGCTGCATTAAAGACTTCAG GGACGTCCTGGTCAATAAGAGTCATCTGTTCCAAGAAGAAGTACGGAGGAGCTGTTTGGATGTGGTGACCAACATGAAACAATCTGCACACACGTATTTACTGAGCCCTGTGCACAAGAATCTCAAG acaCAGTACCAGAAGCTGGGAACGAAGGACTGGCTGAACAAGAACGCGTTTGATAAGCTGCTGCTCAGCATCGAAAAGGAACTTCAGGAGCTTCGGGGCCCCAATCAGTCCTGTTACCAG GAGCTGATTGGCCAGTTTCACCAGGAAGTAACGGAGGAATACGTCAGGAGGCTGCTGAAAGGAGACGTCAAACTGAAGGACAAGGATCGGCAGCAGAAGGCCTATGAGACTGTGATAGACAACGCAGAGAGTTTACACAACCTGTTCAAGAAAATG GGGTCACAGGATGACTGGTTGAAGGAAATCCTGACCAAGATTGCAGAAGTATTGGAGCTCCAGGACATCCCCGCCATGCAGATGCAAGTAGCTGCACTGGGAGCTGCTCAACCTGACCTCAG CGAGAAACACGTCTCAGCTTTGCTCAAACTCAAGACGAACCTCTCCAAAACCGACCGGAGCACCGTCAAAGCCACTCTGTCGGACACTTTGACAGAAATCAAGGCCGAAGCCATCACCCGGCCGTTTTTCTCCAAAATCGCCGTCAAATGA